CCGCCGTGCGGGGGCTCGGCCGCTGGACGGCGGACTGGTTCCTCGCGCGCGGGCTCGGCCGCGGCGACGTCTGCCCCGCCGGTGACCTCGCGGTGCGCAAGGCGTTCGCGCATTTCTACAACCGCGGCCGGCACCTGAGCGAGCGCGCCATCCGGCGGCGCGCCGCCCGGTGGGGCGCGCACCAGAACCTCGTCGTGCACTATCTGCTGGCCGGGCAGCGCCTGACGCGGGCGGACGTGGGAGGCGGCACATGACGATCAAGGGTCTGTTGCCGATTCTCGGTCAGGGCAATCCGGGCGAGCCGAAGGACGTCCACCTGGTGGGCCGGTACGCCATCGGCGTCACGTGGGCCGACGGGCACTCGAGCATCTTTCCCTTCGACCGCCTGCGGCAGGACGATCCCGCCGCGGCCGGCACCGAGCCCGCGCCACTCACCGAGACGATGGCCTGGCCGCGCGAGATCAAGCGGCTGCCCGACGCGCTTCGCGTGATCTGGGCCGACGGGCACGAGAGCCTCTATCCCTATGGGGTCCTGCGAGGGCTGTGCCGCTGCGCGGGCTGCACGGGGGGCCATTGATGAGCGGCGACCAGCCGCTGCTCGACCGTCTCGCCGGGCTTCCGCCGGTCCCGGTGTCCGATCTCGTGGCGATCTTCGAGCGCGCCGGGCTCGCCAAGGATCCGCTGCTCGTCGGCCTGGTCGGCGAGGATGAGGAAGGCCACCCCGCCGTGCATCCTCTGGTCGCGGCGGTGCTCGAGCATCTCGGGCAGAAGCCCGACGCCACGTGCTATGCCGCGCTCCTGGAGGCCCTCACCGGGATCTGGAACGCGGCGGTCCGCGGCGCGGTGGTGGCGCGCCTACGCGCGACGGGGCTACCGCCCGACGACCTGCTGCTGCGCCTGCAGGCGCTCTCGCCGACGCTCGGCTTCCAGACCGACGGCGGCGACGTGGCGCGCTCGTGGATGTCGGATCCCACCGCGCAGGACGGCGCCCTCGTCCAGCAATGCATGGTCCGGCTGCTGCTCGCCCTCCGCGGCATGGCGGAGGCGCGCGCACGGACCCTCACCGAAGCCCCCCCACGGAAGGAGGACGCCTGATGTTCCATCTGCACGAGAAGAATGCGGAGCGGAAGCGCCTGGCCGGTCTCGTCGCCAAGAGCACGATGCGGGTGCCCGCCGCGTTCAGCGAGGTCGGCAAGCATGTCTTCGCCGACGGCGCGCTCAGCAAGAAGCACAAGGAGCTCACCGCCCTCGCGGTGGCCATCTCGCAGAACTGCTTCGACTGAATCGAGCACCGCGTGGAGGAGGTCCTCCACCTGGGTGCGAGCGACGCGGAGATCGCCGAGACCATGGACGTCGGAGTGCTGATGGGCGGGACCCTCGCCATCAAGTCGGTCCGTCACGCCTTCGCGGTCCTCGATGCGCTGAAGAAAGGAGCCTCCTGATGGTGACGATTCCCGATGCGTTCAAGGACGTCCTGACGAAGAAGAAGGCCTTCGCCGCCCTCGCCACCGTGGGCGCCGATGGCGCGCCGCAGGTCACGCCGGTGTGGTTCGACTGGGACGGCACGCACCTCCGCTTCAATACCGCCAAGGGCCGGGTGAAGGACAAGAACATGCGCCGCACGCCGAAAGTGGCGCTCGCGATCATGGATCCCGACAATCCCTACCGCTACCTCCAGATCCGCGGCCGCATCGCCGAGACGACGGAGGCGGGAGCGGACGCCCACATCGACTCGCTGGCCAAGAAGTACACGGGGGTGGACAAGTACCAGCACCGCCGGCCGGGCGAGGTACGCGTGATCTACAAGGTCGTGCCCGAGCGCGTCCAGGTGATGGGCTGAGGCGAGAGAGGGGCGCGCGCATCACGTGATCTCGCTGGAGTCGATCGCCAAAGGGTACGGGGGCCAGGCGCTCCTCCGTGACTGCTCGTGGCGAGTGGTCCGGGGCGAGCGCATCGGCCTCGTCGGGCCCAATGGCGCGG
The sequence above is drawn from the Candidatus Methylomirabilota bacterium genome and encodes:
- a CDS encoding gamma-butyrobetaine hydroxylase-like domain-containing protein; amino-acid sequence: MTIKGLLPILGQGNPGEPKDVHLVGRYAIGVTWADGHSSIFPFDRLRQDDPAAAGTEPAPLTETMAWPREIKRLPDALRVIWADGHESLYPYGVLRGLCRCAGCTGGH
- a CDS encoding PPOX class F420-dependent oxidoreductase, yielding MVTIPDAFKDVLTKKKAFAALATVGADGAPQVTPVWFDWDGTHLRFNTAKGRVKDKNMRRTPKVALAIMDPDNPYRYLQIRGRIAETTEAGADAHIDSLAKKYTGVDKYQHRRPGEVRVIYKVVPERVQVMG
- a CDS encoding carboxymuconolactone decarboxylase family protein, producing the protein MFHLHEKNAERKRLAGLVAKSTMRVPAAFSEVGKHVFADGALSKKHKELTALAVAISQNCFD